One segment of Triticum aestivum cultivar Chinese Spring chromosome 2A, IWGSC CS RefSeq v2.1, whole genome shotgun sequence DNA contains the following:
- the LOC123187077 gene encoding G-type lectin S-receptor-like serine/threonine-protein kinase At2g19130, translating into MSLVVFLLGLVFSSHLSACGAATDTIASGEALIVNNTIISSNGKFALGFFQTGSKSSQNSLNWYLGIWFNKVPKLTPVWVANGHIPIIDPVSSVLTVTSGGNLVILNQATKSTIWSAQTNASTNNSIALLLNSGNFVLRSSSNSSSVLWQSFDYPTDTFLPGMKLGWDKVTGLNRRLVSRRNSIDLAPGKYTSQLDPNGIDQVIHTPLDSSIPYWSSGVWNGQYFPSIMSMRAYNTNYTFVNNDQEKYFTYDLPDETFVYNLVMDVSGRTKSLIWVEGSVGWRMVYAQPALQCDVFAVCGPFTTCNDHTLPFCNCMKGFSIRSPNNWELEDRTGGCERNSPLYCGISNNRSTQDMFHPITCVGLPNNGNNIEEARSVGRCAQVCLGNCTCTAYSYDNSRCFVWNGELINVIQKQCNDSINSNRATLYLRLANSEVQTNLENNNRRSLIIGVAMGASFAFFTLLSLFFLLVIRRRRMSAHRMEKYKDNVGITSFKYLDLQHATKNFSEKLGAGGFGSVFKGFLNDSCAIAVKRLDGARQGEKQFRAEVRSIGIIQHINLVKLIGFCTEGDSRLLVYELMPNRSLDSHLFQSNDTETVLEWSIRYQIAVGVARGLAYLHDNCQDCIIHCDIKPENILLDASFIPKIADFGMAKLLGRDFSRVLTTMRGTIGYLAPEWISGTVITAKVDVYSYGMILLELISGSRNSGGISASNIDDVYFPVLVATKLHKGDMGSLVDQNLRGEFNLEQVERAFKVACWCIQDHEFDRPKMAEVVQYLEGFLEVDIPPVPRFLQAIAGNPQSECKPYLDQTSQEAVRL; encoded by the exons ATGTCTCTCGTCGTGTTCCTTCTCGGGCTTGTTTTTTCATCGCATCTGTCCGCGTGTGGAGCTGCCACAGACACCATCGCATCCGGCGAAGCACTTATCGTGAACAACACCATCATCTCCAGCAACGGCAAATTTGCGCTTGGCTTCTTCCAAACAGGCAGTAAGTCCTCCCAAAACTCCCTCAACTGGTATCTAGGCATATGGTTCAACAAGGTCCCCAAGCTAACTCCAGTATGGGTCGCCAATGGTCATATCCCAATCATAGACCCCGTCTCATCGGTACTAACAGTCACCAGTGGAGGCAACCTTGTCATCTTGAACCAAGCCACCAAATCCACCATTTGGTCTGCCCAAACAAATGCCTCAACCAACAATAGCATCGCACTGCTGTTGAACAGTGGCAACTTCGTCTTGCGGAGTTCCTCAAACTCATCCAGTGTGTTGTGGCAGAGCTTCGACTACCCCACTGACACTTTCCTCCCTGGCATGAAACTGGGTTGGGACAAGGTCACTGGTCTGAACCGCCGTCTAGTTTCAAGGAGGAATTCGATTGACCTAGCTCCAGGAAAATACACCAGCCAATTAGACCCGAACGGTATAGATCAGGTCATACATACACCGCTCGACTCGTCCATACCGTATTGGTCGAGTGGGGTATGGAATGGACAATACTTCCCCTCAATAATGTCTATGAGGGCGTACAACACAAATTATACATTTGTCAACAATGACCAAGAGAAGTACTTCACATATGACTTACCAGACGAGACATTTGTGTACAATCTTGTGATGGATGTTTCGGGTCGTACAAAGTCTCTCATTTGGGTAGAAGGCTCAGTGGGTTGGAGAATGGTCTACGCTCAGCCTGCACTTCAATGTGACGTGTTTGCTGTTTGCGGACCTTTCACCACATGTAATGATCATACACTTCCATTCTGTAACTGTATGAAGGGCTTCTCCATTAGATCGCCCAATAACTGGGAGCTAGAAGATCGAACAGGAGGTTGTGAAAGAAATAGTCCATTATATTGTGGGATTAGCAACAACAGAAGTACGCAGGACATGTTCCACCCAATTACATGTGTTGGACTGCCCAATAATGGTAACAACATAGAAGAGGCTAGGAGTGTAGGCAGATGTGCACAAGTTTGCCTAGGCAACTGCACTTGCACTGCATATTCCTATGATAACAGCAGATGTTTTGTTTGGAATGGCGAATTAATTAATGTGATACAAAAGCAATGCAACGACTCCATTAATAGTAACAGAGCCACTCTTTACCTTCGCCTTGCCAACAGTGAGGTGCAAACAAACTTGGAAAACAACAACAGAAGATCATTAATCATTGGGGTGGCCATGGGTGCAAGTTTTGCTTTCTTCACTTTATTGTCGCTCTTCTTTCTGTTAGTGATTAGGAGAAGGAGGATGTCTGCTCATAGGATGGAAAAATATAAAGATAATGTTGGCATTACTTCATTCAAATACCTTGATTTGCAACATGCAACAAAAAACTTCTCGGAGAAGCTAGGGGCAGGTGGTTTTGGTTCTGTATTCAAGGGGTTTCTAAATGATTCTTGTGCCATAGCAGTTAAAAGACTTGATGGTGCTCGTCAGGGAGAAAAGCAATTCAGAGCTGAAGTTAGATCAATTGGAATTATTCAGCATAtcaatttagttaaactaattggcTTTTGTACAGAGGGGGATAGTAGGTTGCTTGTCTATGAACTCATGCCAAATCGTTCTCTTGATTCACATTTATTTCAAAGTAATGATACAGAAACGGTATTGGAATGGAGCATAAGGTATCAGATAGCTGTTGGAGTTGCTAGAGGACTTGCCTACTTGCATGATAATTGCCAGGATTGCATTATACATTGTGATATTAAGCCTGAGAACATACTTCTCGATGCTTCATTTATTCCAAAAATAGCAGATTTTGGGATGGCAAAGCTTCTTGGAAGGGATTTCAGTCGAGTGCTGACAACAATGAGAGGAACTATAGGGTATCTTGCGCCTGAATGGATTAGCGGAACTGTTATTACAGCAAAAGTTGATGTTTATAGCTATGGCATGATTTTGTTGGAACTCATATCGGGAAGCAGGAACTCGGGTGGAATCAGTGCTTCTAATATTGATGACGTTTATTTCCCTGTGCTAGTTGCAACTAAGCTACATAAGGGCGACATGGGGAGTTTGGTGGATCAGAATTTACGGGGTGAGTTCAATTTGGAACAGGTGGAAAGAGCTTTCAAGGTTGCGTGTTGGTGCATTCAAGATCATGAGTTTGATCGGCCTAAGATGGCTGAAGTTGTTCAATATCTGGAAGGTTTTCTTGAAGTTGACATACCCCCGGTGCCAAGATTTCTTCAAGCTATTGCAGGGAATCCACAATCAGAAT GCAAACCGTACCTGGACCAAACTTCACAAGAGGCGGTGAGGCTGTAA